In Gracilimonas sp., a single window of DNA contains:
- a CDS encoding cob(I)yrinic acid a,c-diamide adenosyltransferase — protein MKIYTKKGDSGETSLFGGQRVSKSSKRIDSYGTVDELNSILGMAISFGVSKKGAEFLETIQQQLFVLGADLATPASKDVRIERIGHSEVEFLEKAIDEMEEELEPLKNFILPGGANAGATLHFARTVCRRAERITVECRHEEEISEVAIMYINRLSDFLFVLARYENKQAGTRETGWIPERSK, from the coding sequence ATGAAGATCTATACCAAAAAAGGCGATAGCGGCGAAACTTCACTTTTTGGCGGACAGCGAGTCTCCAAAAGCTCCAAGCGTATCGATTCTTACGGAACCGTGGATGAACTAAATTCTATTTTGGGAATGGCCATTTCATTCGGAGTTTCTAAAAAAGGCGCTGAATTTCTGGAAACCATACAGCAACAATTATTCGTATTAGGAGCGGATCTTGCCACACCGGCTTCAAAAGATGTGCGGATCGAACGCATTGGTCACAGTGAAGTGGAATTCCTCGAGAAAGCCATTGATGAGATGGAAGAAGAGCTGGAACCGCTTAAAAACTTCATCTTGCCCGGTGGAGCTAATGCCGGAGCTACCCTTCACTTTGCACGCACCGTTTGCCGCAGAGCAGAACGAATTACCGTTGAATGTCGCCATGAAGAAGAAATTTCCGAAGTGGCCATCATGTATATCAACCGGCTTTCTGATTTCTTATTTGTCCTGGCCCGATATGAGAACAAACAGGCCGGTACCCGGGAAACCGGATGGATTCCTGAACGATCCAAGTAA